One genomic region from Streptomyces sp. NBC_00582 encodes:
- a CDS encoding sodium/solute symporter translates to MNSAYAVPAVALVVVATVLVGAFGLRISRTTSDFYVASRTVGPRLNAAAISGEYLSAASFLGIAGLVLVQGPDMLWYPVGYTAGYLVLLLFVAAPLRRSGAYTLPDFAEARLASHTVRRLAGTLVVGVGWLYLLPQLQGAGLTLTVLTGAPDSLGGLIVAVVVAATVAAGGMRSITFVQAFQYWLKLTALLVPALFLVLAWQGDGAPHHAFAEPAAFREQRTVRVDDTLELKLDSPLAVTVDGAVDGRRHSGTLLNLPAGTHRIDRGTRLTFAGGTPVPTAERGSNGGMSTSLAAGREERPLYATYGLILATFLGTMGLPHVVVRFYTSPTGVAARRTTVAVLALVGVFYLLPPLYGALGRLYTPELALTGDADAAVLLLPDRMIGGVGGDLLGALVAGGAFAAFLSTASGLTMAVAGVLTQDVLPARGVRHFRLGTALAMAVPLAASLLVGGLPVADAVGLAFAVSASSFCPLLVLGIWWRRLTPPGAVAGMVVGGGSAFLAVAATMAGLPVTGGLHALLAWPALWSVPLGFLTMILVSLATPGRVPAGTAAILARFHLPEELRTEELRTTEATP, encoded by the coding sequence ATGAACTCGGCGTACGCCGTGCCCGCTGTCGCCCTGGTGGTGGTCGCGACCGTCCTCGTCGGCGCCTTCGGCCTCAGGATCTCCCGCACCACCTCCGACTTCTACGTCGCCTCGCGCACCGTCGGCCCCCGCCTCAACGCGGCCGCCATCAGCGGCGAGTACCTGTCCGCCGCCTCCTTCCTCGGCATAGCCGGACTGGTCCTCGTCCAGGGCCCCGACATGCTCTGGTACCCCGTCGGCTACACCGCCGGCTATCTCGTCCTGCTCCTCTTCGTCGCCGCCCCGCTGCGCCGCTCCGGCGCCTACACCCTGCCCGACTTCGCCGAGGCCCGCCTCGCCTCCCACACCGTCCGGCGGCTCGCCGGCACCCTCGTCGTCGGCGTCGGCTGGCTGTACCTGCTGCCCCAGCTCCAGGGCGCCGGACTGACGTTGACCGTCCTCACCGGGGCGCCGGACTCCCTCGGCGGGCTGATCGTCGCGGTCGTCGTCGCCGCGACCGTGGCCGCGGGCGGGATGCGCAGCATCACCTTCGTGCAGGCCTTCCAGTACTGGCTCAAGCTCACCGCCCTTCTCGTCCCCGCGCTGTTCCTGGTCCTCGCCTGGCAGGGCGACGGAGCCCCCCACCACGCCTTCGCCGAACCGGCCGCCTTCCGCGAGCAGCGCACGGTCCGCGTCGACGACACCCTCGAACTGAAGCTCGACAGCCCGCTGGCCGTGACGGTGGACGGCGCCGTCGACGGCCGCCGGCACTCCGGCACGCTTCTGAACCTGCCCGCCGGCACCCACCGCATCGACCGCGGCACCCGGCTCACCTTCGCCGGGGGCACCCCCGTCCCCACCGCCGAGCGCGGCAGCAACGGCGGCATGTCCACCTCCCTCGCCGCGGGCCGCGAGGAACGCCCGCTGTACGCCACGTACGGACTGATCCTCGCCACCTTCCTCGGCACGATGGGACTGCCGCACGTCGTCGTCCGCTTCTACACCAGCCCGACCGGAGTCGCCGCCCGCCGCACCACGGTCGCCGTCCTCGCCCTGGTCGGCGTCTTCTACCTGCTCCCGCCCCTCTACGGCGCCCTCGGCCGCCTGTACACCCCCGAACTCGCCCTCACCGGTGACGCCGACGCCGCTGTCCTGCTGCTGCCGGACCGGATGATCGGCGGCGTCGGCGGCGACCTGCTCGGCGCCCTGGTCGCCGGGGGCGCCTTCGCCGCGTTCCTGTCCACGGCGTCCGGGCTGACCATGGCCGTCGCGGGCGTCCTCACCCAGGACGTGCTGCCGGCCCGGGGCGTACGCCACTTCCGGCTGGGCACCGCGCTCGCCATGGCCGTACCGCTCGCCGCCAGTCTGCTGGTGGGCGGACTGCCGGTGGCCGACGCGGTGGGCCTCGCCTTCGCGGTGTCGGCGTCCTCCTTCTGCCCGCTGCTCGTCCTCGGCATCTGGTGGCGCCGGCTGACCCCGCCCGGGGCGGTCGCCGGGATGGTGGTGGGCGGCGGTTCGGCGTTCCTCGCGGTCGCGGCGACGATGGCGGGCCTGCCGGTCACGGGCGGGCTGCACGCCCTCCTCGCCTGGCCCGCGCTGTGGTCGGTCCCGCTGGGCTTCCTCACCATGATCCTCGTCTCGCTGGCCACCCCGGGCCGCGTCCCGGCCGGCACGGCGGCGATCCTCGCCCGCTTCCACCTCCCGGAGGAACTGCGCACGGAGGAACTCAGGACGACGGAGGCCACCCCATGA
- a CDS encoding sensor histidine kinase: protein MSGFLAGVCMAILPFLALGFWLGRRTARPDSRGGLGTPVEHATFQTLHTASLAAPPLRAGLTEETARKSARRLRTLLGTDALCLTDREQVLAWDGVGAHHRGEIMERLAGPLDSGRGEAFRLACDHADCPVRWAVVAPLTVDDRVHGALVACAPRESAVLVRAAGEVARWVSVQLELADLDQSRTKLIEAEIKALRAQISPHFVFNSLAVIASFVRTDPERARELLLEFADFTRYSFRRHGDFTTLADELHAIDHYLALVRARFGDRLAVTLQIAPEVLPVALPFLCLQPLVENAVKHGLEGKAEKCHIQITAQDAGAEALVVIEDDGAGMDPVLLRRILAGGVSPSGGIGLSNVDDRLRQVYGDDYGLVIETAVGAGMKITARLPKYQPGVHSAARLAPG from the coding sequence ATGAGCGGGTTTCTGGCGGGCGTGTGCATGGCGATCCTGCCCTTCCTCGCCCTCGGCTTCTGGCTCGGCCGGCGCACCGCACGCCCGGACAGCCGGGGCGGCCTGGGCACCCCCGTCGAGCACGCCACGTTCCAGACCCTGCACACCGCCTCGCTCGCCGCACCCCCGCTGCGGGCGGGCCTCACCGAGGAGACGGCCCGCAAGTCCGCCCGCAGACTGCGCACCCTCCTCGGCACGGACGCCCTCTGCCTCACCGACCGCGAGCAGGTCCTCGCCTGGGACGGCGTGGGCGCCCACCACCGCGGCGAGATCATGGAACGCCTCGCCGGCCCCCTGGACAGCGGCCGGGGCGAGGCCTTCCGCCTCGCCTGCGACCACGCCGACTGCCCCGTCCGCTGGGCCGTCGTCGCCCCGCTGACCGTCGACGACCGGGTGCACGGCGCCCTCGTCGCCTGCGCGCCCCGTGAGTCCGCCGTACTGGTCCGGGCGGCGGGGGAGGTGGCCCGCTGGGTCAGCGTCCAGCTGGAACTCGCCGATCTCGACCAGTCCCGTACGAAACTCATCGAGGCGGAGATCAAGGCCCTGCGCGCCCAGATCTCCCCGCACTTCGTGTTCAACTCGCTCGCCGTGATCGCGTCCTTCGTCCGCACCGACCCCGAGCGCGCCCGCGAGCTGCTCCTGGAGTTCGCCGACTTCACCCGCTACTCGTTCCGCCGGCACGGCGACTTCACCACCCTCGCCGACGAGCTCCACGCCATCGACCACTATCTGGCCCTGGTCCGCGCCCGCTTCGGGGACCGCCTCGCCGTCACGCTCCAGATCGCCCCCGAGGTCCTCCCGGTCGCCCTGCCCTTCCTCTGCCTCCAGCCCCTGGTGGAGAACGCCGTCAAACACGGCCTGGAGGGCAAGGCGGAGAAGTGCCACATACAGATCACGGCCCAGGACGCCGGCGCCGAGGCCCTGGTCGTCATCGAGGACGACGGCGCCGGCATGGACCCGGTCCTGCTGCGCCGCATCCTGGCCGGCGGGGTCAGCCCCTCGGGCGGCATCGGCCTGTCCAACGTCGACGACCGGCTCCGCCAGGTGTACGGCGACGACTACGGCCTCGTCATCGAGACGGCCGTGGGAGCGGGGATGAAGATCACCGCCCGGCTGCCGAAGTACCAGCCGGGCGTCCACTCGGCGGCCCGGCTCGCTCCCGGGTGA
- a CDS encoding cytochrome c oxidase assembly protein, whose product MEHSGHGTHMDLLPFTLGRGLQWSADPFFLVACLAGLGLYGWGVVRLRRRGDAWSAGRTVSFVVGVLTIMLVMCTALNDYGMVMFSVHMVQHMVISMLSPILILLGAPVTLALRALPAAGGGRKGPRELLLMLLHSRYMRIITHPAFTIPMFIASLYALYFSPLFDFLMGSKVGHLAMMVHFLAVGVVFFWPIIGVDPGPHRPGHLMRMLELFAGMPFHAFFGIALMMASEPMVDTFRNPPASLGIDALTDQNAAGGIAWAFSEIPSVLVLIALLFQWYGSEQRQAKRKDRAADRDGDKELEAYNAYLASLDARGR is encoded by the coding sequence ATGGAACACAGCGGGCACGGCACGCATATGGATCTACTGCCGTTCACGCTGGGGCGGGGGCTTCAGTGGTCGGCTGATCCGTTCTTCCTGGTCGCCTGTCTGGCCGGGCTCGGGTTGTACGGGTGGGGTGTGGTGCGGCTGCGGCGGCGGGGGGACGCCTGGTCGGCGGGGCGGACCGTGTCGTTCGTCGTCGGAGTCCTGACGATCATGCTGGTGATGTGCACCGCCCTGAACGACTACGGGATGGTCATGTTCAGCGTGCACATGGTGCAGCACATGGTCATCAGCATGCTGTCGCCGATCCTGATCCTGCTGGGCGCGCCCGTCACGCTGGCGCTGCGGGCGCTGCCGGCGGCCGGCGGGGGGCGCAAGGGGCCGCGTGAGCTGCTGCTGATGCTGCTGCACAGCCGGTACATGCGGATCATCACGCATCCGGCGTTCACCATTCCGATGTTCATCGCCTCGCTGTACGCGCTGTACTTCAGTCCCCTCTTCGACTTCCTGATGGGCTCGAAGGTCGGGCACCTCGCGATGATGGTGCACTTCCTCGCGGTGGGCGTGGTGTTCTTCTGGCCGATCATCGGGGTGGACCCGGGGCCGCACCGGCCCGGGCATCTGATGCGGATGCTGGAGCTGTTCGCCGGGATGCCGTTCCACGCGTTCTTCGGCATCGCGCTGATGATGGCGTCCGAGCCGATGGTCGACACGTTCCGCAACCCGCCGGCCTCGCTCGGGATCGACGCGCTGACCGATCAGAACGCCGCGGGCGGCATCGCGTGGGCGTTCAGTGAGATTCCGTCCGTGCTGGTGCTGATCGCGCTGCTGTTCCAGTGGTACGGCTCCGAACAGCGGCAGGCCAAGCGCAAGGACCGGGCCGCCGACCGGGACGGTGACAAGGAGCTGGAGGCGTACAACGCCTACCTCGCCTCGCTCGACGCCCGGGGGCGCTGA
- a CDS encoding 6-phosphofructokinase: MRIGVLTSGGDCPGLNAVIRSVVHRAVADHGDEVIGFRDGWKGLLECDYLKLDLDAVAGILARGGTILGSSRVQPSHLRDGVERARGHVEELGLDAIIPIGGEGTLKAARLMSDAGLPIVGVPKTIDNDIAVTDVTFGFDTAVGVATEALDRLKTTAESHQRVLVVEVMGRHTGWIALQSGMAAGAHAIVVPERPFDIEELARRVGERFEAGKRFAIVVAAEGAKPRAGTMDFDEGGKDIYGHERFAGIARQLSIELEDRLGKEARPVILGHVQRGGTPTAYDRVLATRFGWHAVEAAHRGEFGKMTALRGTDIVMVPLAEAVETLKTVPAERYAEAECVL; the protein is encoded by the coding sequence ATGCGCATTGGTGTCCTCACGTCCGGCGGCGACTGCCCCGGCCTGAACGCCGTCATCCGGTCCGTCGTGCACCGTGCCGTCGCCGACCACGGCGACGAGGTCATCGGCTTCCGGGACGGCTGGAAGGGCCTCCTGGAGTGCGACTACCTCAAGCTCGACCTCGACGCGGTGGCCGGCATCCTGGCCCGCGGCGGCACCATCCTCGGCTCCTCCCGCGTCCAGCCCTCCCATCTGCGGGACGGCGTGGAGCGGGCCAGGGGGCACGTGGAGGAGCTCGGGCTCGACGCCATCATCCCCATCGGCGGTGAGGGCACCCTCAAGGCGGCCCGGCTGATGTCCGACGCGGGGCTGCCGATCGTCGGCGTGCCGAAGACCATCGACAACGACATCGCGGTCACCGACGTCACCTTCGGCTTCGACACGGCCGTCGGGGTCGCGACCGAGGCGCTCGACCGGCTGAAGACCACCGCCGAGTCGCACCAGCGGGTGCTGGTCGTCGAGGTCATGGGGCGGCACACCGGCTGGATAGCGCTGCAGTCCGGCATGGCGGCGGGCGCCCATGCCATCGTCGTACCGGAGCGGCCGTTCGACATCGAGGAGCTGGCCCGGCGGGTCGGTGAGCGGTTCGAGGCGGGCAAGCGGTTCGCGATCGTCGTCGCGGCGGAGGGCGCCAAGCCGCGGGCCGGGACCATGGACTTCGACGAGGGCGGCAAGGACATCTACGGGCACGAGCGGTTCGCCGGGATCGCCCGGCAGCTCTCCATCGAGCTGGAGGACCGGCTCGGGAAGGAAGCCCGTCCGGTGATCCTCGGGCATGTGCAGCGGGGTGGGACGCCCACCGCGTACGACCGGGTGCTGGCGACCCGCTTCGGGTGGCACGCGGTGGAGGCGGCGCATCGGGGGGAGTTCGGGAAGATGACGGCCCTGCGCGGGACGGACATCGTGATGGTGCCGCTGGCGGAGGCCGTGGAGACGCTCAAGACCGTGCCGGCGGAGCGGTACGCGGAAGCGGAGTGCGTGCTGTAG
- a CDS encoding type 1 glutamine amidotransferase, whose translation MSDNQLRIVWVYPDLLSTYGDQGNVLVVERRARQRGLDVARLDVRSDQPIPTSGDIYLIGGGEDRPQRLAAERLLRDGHLFQAVNNGAIVFAVCAGYQILGHEFVNDVGQRQPGLGLLDVTTVRGEGERCVGDVLADIDPRLGLPSLTGFENHQGVTHLGPTARPFARVSMGRGNGTGDGTEGAYNDTVFGTYMHGPVLARNPLIADLLLKLALDVNALPPTDDRWYEALRNERIAAAQQPA comes from the coding sequence ATGAGCGACAACCAACTGCGGATCGTCTGGGTCTACCCGGACCTGCTCAGCACCTACGGCGACCAGGGCAACGTCCTGGTCGTGGAGCGCCGCGCCCGGCAGCGCGGCCTGGACGTGGCCCGCCTCGACGTGCGCAGCGACCAGCCGATCCCCACCTCCGGCGACATCTACCTCATCGGCGGCGGCGAGGACCGGCCCCAGCGGCTCGCGGCGGAGCGGCTGCTGCGCGACGGGCACCTGTTCCAGGCGGTGAACAACGGCGCGATCGTGTTCGCGGTCTGCGCCGGCTACCAGATCCTCGGCCACGAGTTCGTCAACGACGTCGGCCAGCGCCAGCCGGGCCTCGGCCTCCTCGACGTCACCACGGTGCGCGGCGAGGGCGAGCGGTGCGTCGGTGACGTCCTCGCCGACATCGACCCCCGGCTCGGGCTGCCGTCCCTGACGGGCTTCGAGAACCACCAGGGCGTCACCCATCTCGGCCCGACCGCCCGCCCGTTCGCCCGGGTCAGCATGGGCCGGGGCAACGGCACGGGCGACGGTACGGAGGGCGCGTACAACGACACCGTGTTCGGTACGTACATGCACGGGCCCGTGCTGGCCAGGAACCCGCTCATCGCGGACCTGCTGCTGAAGCTGGCGCTCGACGTGAACGCGCTTCCGCCGACCGACGACCGCTGGTACGAGGCGCTGCGCAACGAACGGATCGCGGCCGCGCAGCAGCCTGCGTGA
- a CDS encoding MurT ligase domain-containing protein — MAGNSDPLTPRAKIAVTAGKAVAAASRAAGRGSGSVIGGRVALKLDPDLLARLAQNLDVVLVSATNGKTTTTRLIAEALRAAGPVVSNALGANMPAGITSALAGGSDSKYGVIEVDEKYLAGVARDTAPKCIALLNLSRDQLDRAAETRMLAENWREGLAGSKAVVVANADDPLVVWAASSSPNVVWVAAGQMWKDDAWSCPSCGGVMQRPGDDWFCGECGFRRPQPSWALSGDHVLDPHGSAWPIHLQLPGRANKANAASSAAVAAVFGVPPQVALERMYQVQAVAGRYDVVQFQGRDLRLLLAKNPAGWLETFSLIDPAPAPVILSVNARGADGTDTSWLWDVDYTRLTGHPIFVIGDRKLDLAVRLEVANQHFQVCDSVDQAVQQCPPGRIEVIANYTAFQDLRRRVGN; from the coding sequence ATGGCAGGCAACTCGGACCCGCTCACGCCGCGGGCCAAGATCGCCGTGACCGCGGGCAAGGCGGTCGCTGCGGCATCGCGCGCGGCCGGACGCGGCAGCGGATCGGTGATCGGTGGCCGGGTGGCACTCAAACTCGACCCCGATCTCCTGGCGCGGCTCGCCCAGAACCTGGACGTGGTCCTGGTGTCGGCGACCAACGGCAAGACCACGACGACCCGGCTCATCGCCGAGGCCCTGCGGGCCGCCGGTCCGGTCGTGTCCAACGCGCTCGGCGCCAACATGCCGGCCGGCATCACCTCGGCGCTCGCGGGCGGGTCGGACTCCAAGTACGGCGTCATCGAGGTCGACGAGAAGTACCTCGCCGGCGTCGCGCGGGACACCGCCCCGAAGTGCATCGCCCTGCTGAACCTCTCCCGGGACCAGTTGGACCGCGCCGCCGAGACCCGGATGCTCGCGGAGAACTGGCGTGAGGGGCTCGCCGGCTCCAAGGCCGTCGTCGTCGCCAACGCCGACGACCCGCTGGTGGTGTGGGCCGCGTCCTCCTCCCCCAACGTGGTGTGGGTGGCCGCCGGGCAGATGTGGAAGGACGACGCCTGGTCGTGCCCGTCCTGCGGCGGTGTCATGCAGCGGCCCGGCGACGACTGGTTCTGCGGCGAGTGCGGGTTCCGCCGGCCGCAGCCGAGCTGGGCGCTGTCCGGGGACCACGTCCTCGACCCGCACGGCTCCGCCTGGCCCATCCACCTCCAGCTGCCCGGACGGGCCAACAAGGCCAACGCCGCCTCCTCCGCCGCCGTCGCCGCCGTGTTCGGCGTGCCGCCGCAGGTCGCGCTGGAGCGCATGTACCAGGTGCAGGCCGTCGCCGGACGCTATGACGTCGTCCAGTTCCAGGGCCGTGACCTCAGGCTGCTGCTCGCCAAGAACCCCGCGGGCTGGCTCGAGACGTTCAGCCTGATCGATCCTGCACCGGCCCCGGTGATCCTCTCGGTCAACGCGCGCGGCGCCGACGGCACCGACACCTCCTGGCTGTGGGACGTCGACTACACGCGGCTGACCGGCCACCCGATCTTCGTCATCGGTGACCGCAAGCTGGACCTCGCGGTGCGCCTCGAGGTGGCGAACCAGCACTTCCAGGTGTGCGACAGCGTCGACCAGGCCGTGCAGCAGTGCCCGCCGGGCCGGATCGAGGTCATCGCGAACTACACCGCGTTCCAGGACCTGCGCCGCCGCGTCGGCAACTGA
- the def gene encoding peptide deformylase: protein MRHGSIPGAHGRVRPLTLLGDPVLARPCREVTEFGPELARLVEDMFATMYAAQGVGLAANQVGEPLRVFVYDCPDDEDVRHLGHVVNPRLVEADGIVLRGPEGCLSLPGLEAGTERHDHAVVEGFTATGDPLTIHGTGFFARCLQHECDHLEGRVYADRVEGWRKRRLMRQVSRASWHGRAQLL, encoded by the coding sequence ATGCGACACGGCTCCATCCCGGGCGCGCACGGACGCGTCAGGCCCCTCACCCTCCTCGGCGACCCCGTCCTGGCACGGCCCTGCCGGGAGGTCACCGAGTTCGGCCCCGAACTCGCCCGGCTCGTCGAGGACATGTTCGCCACGATGTACGCCGCCCAGGGCGTGGGCCTCGCCGCCAACCAGGTCGGCGAACCCCTGCGGGTCTTCGTCTACGACTGCCCCGACGACGAGGACGTCCGCCACCTGGGCCATGTCGTGAACCCGAGGCTGGTGGAGGCGGACGGCATCGTCCTGCGCGGCCCGGAGGGCTGCCTCTCCCTGCCGGGCCTGGAGGCGGGCACGGAACGCCACGACCACGCGGTCGTCGAGGGCTTCACTGCGACCGGCGACCCCCTCACGATCCACGGCACGGGATTCTTTGCCAGATGCTTGCAACACGAGTGCGACCACCTGGAGGGCCGGGTGTACGCGGACCGCGTGGAGGGCTGGCGCAAGAGGAGACTGATGCGCCAGGTCAGCCGAGCGTCATGGCACGGGCGAGCGCAGCTTCTTTAG
- a CDS encoding TetR family transcriptional regulator → MDTTQRTEQQRSADRRRRELLEAADRVVLRDGPQASMNAIAAEAGITKPILYRHFGDKGGLYAALAKRHTDALLDSLRAALDAPAERRERVEATLDTYLAAIEARPQVYRFLMHPSEGGQGGDQGFDVGKHSAPLLRRMGEELAQVIEDRLDLGPESQRVARVWGHGIVGMMHAAGDWWLGERPCSRAELVRSLADLLWGRLAAAGDKIGGPGF, encoded by the coding sequence ATGGACACCACACAACGGACCGAGCAGCAGCGGTCCGCCGACCGCCGACGGCGAGAGTTGCTGGAGGCCGCGGACCGGGTGGTGCTCCGGGACGGCCCCCAGGCATCGATGAACGCGATCGCCGCCGAGGCCGGCATCACGAAGCCGATCCTCTATCGCCACTTCGGCGACAAGGGGGGACTCTACGCGGCGTTGGCCAAGCGGCACACGGACGCGCTGCTGGACTCCCTGCGCGCCGCGCTGGACGCGCCCGCGGAGCGGCGGGAGCGGGTGGAGGCGACCCTCGACACGTACCTCGCGGCCATCGAGGCGCGGCCCCAGGTGTACCGGTTCCTGATGCACCCCTCCGAGGGGGGCCAGGGCGGCGACCAGGGGTTCGACGTGGGCAAGCACAGCGCGCCGTTGCTCCGCAGGATGGGCGAGGAACTGGCTCAGGTGATCGAGGACCGGCTGGATCTCGGGCCCGAGAGTCAGCGGGTGGCCCGGGTGTGGGGGCACGGGATCGTCGGGATGATGCACGCGGCCGGGGACTGGTGGCTGGGCGAACGGCCTTGTTCCCGGGCCGAGCTGGTGCGGAGTCTCGCGGATCTTCTGTGGGGGCGGCTCGCCGCCGCGGGGGACAAGATCGGGGGGCCGGGCTTCTGA
- a CDS encoding acyl-CoA dehydrogenase family protein: protein MAEFTMELNDEQKEVRDWLHGFAADVIRPAAAEWDEREETPWPVIQEAAKVGIYSLDFYAQQYFDPTGLGIPMAMEELFWGDAGIALSIVGTGLAAVGVLANGTEEQIGTWIPQMYGDVNDVKVAAFCSSEPDAGSDVASMRTRAVYDEAKDEWVINGTKTWATNGGIANVHVVVAVVDPELGSKGHASFIVPAGTPGLAQGQKFKKHGIRASHTAEVILDNVRVPGSCLLGGKEKLDERLARARERAKQGGERVKNAAMATFEASRPAVGAMAVGTARAAYDYALDYAKTREQFGRPIIDNQGVAFQLADMRTQIDAARLLVWRASWMAISGKPFTAAEGSMSKLFASETAKKVTAQAIQILGGNGYTREYPVERMHRDAAIYTIFEGTSEIQRLVIARTLSGMPIR, encoded by the coding sequence ATGGCCGAGTTCACCATGGAGCTCAACGACGAACAGAAGGAGGTCCGGGACTGGCTGCACGGTTTCGCCGCCGACGTCATCCGCCCCGCGGCCGCCGAATGGGACGAGCGTGAGGAGACTCCCTGGCCGGTCATCCAGGAGGCCGCGAAGGTCGGCATCTACTCCCTCGACTTCTACGCGCAGCAGTACTTCGACCCCACCGGCCTCGGTATCCCGATGGCCATGGAGGAACTGTTCTGGGGCGACGCGGGCATCGCCCTGTCGATCGTAGGCACGGGCCTGGCCGCCGTGGGAGTCCTCGCCAACGGAACCGAGGAACAGATCGGCACCTGGATCCCCCAGATGTACGGCGACGTCAACGACGTCAAGGTCGCGGCGTTCTGCTCCTCCGAGCCCGACGCCGGCTCCGACGTCGCCTCCATGCGGACGCGGGCCGTGTACGACGAGGCCAAGGACGAGTGGGTGATCAACGGCACGAAGACCTGGGCGACCAACGGCGGTATCGCCAACGTCCACGTCGTCGTGGCCGTCGTCGACCCGGAGCTGGGCTCCAAGGGACACGCCTCCTTCATCGTCCCGGCGGGCACGCCCGGCCTCGCCCAGGGCCAGAAGTTCAAGAAGCACGGCATCCGCGCCTCGCACACCGCCGAGGTCATCCTCGACAACGTGCGCGTGCCCGGCTCCTGCCTGCTCGGCGGCAAGGAGAAGCTGGACGAGCGGCTGGCGCGGGCCCGGGAGCGGGCCAAGCAGGGCGGTGAGCGGGTGAAGAACGCGGCGATGGCCACGTTCGAGGCCTCGCGGCCCGCCGTCGGCGCGATGGCCGTCGGCACGGCCCGTGCCGCGTACGACTACGCCCTCGACTACGCGAAGACCCGGGAACAGTTCGGGCGGCCGATCATCGACAACCAGGGCGTGGCCTTCCAGCTCGCGGACATGCGGACGCAGATCGACGCGGCCCGTCTGCTGGTCTGGCGCGCTTCCTGGATGGCGATCAGCGGGAAGCCGTTCACGGCGGCCGAGGGGTCGATGTCGAAGCTGTTCGCGAGTGAGACGGCGAAGAAGGTCACCGCGCAGGCGATCCAGATCCTGGGCGGCAACGGTTACACCCGGGAGTACCCGGTGGAGCGGATGCACCGCGATGCCGCGATCTACACGATCTTCGAGGGGACGAGCGAGATCCAGCGCCTGGTGATCGCGCGGACGCTCTCGGGGATGCCCATCCGGTAG
- a CDS encoding DUF6213 family protein: MNREVTLPLIVDDRGTLQVSAADVSKLLRTLGGRWLHLVEAGAEDLDEDTVAALTIELAKLADRIDVACIAHSSGGTS, from the coding sequence GTGAACCGCGAAGTGACTCTGCCCCTGATCGTCGACGACCGCGGGACCCTGCAGGTGTCTGCCGCCGATGTGAGCAAGTTGCTCCGCACGCTGGGCGGGAGGTGGCTGCACCTCGTCGAGGCGGGGGCGGAGGATCTCGACGAGGACACGGTGGCGGCGCTGACGATCGAACTGGCGAAGCTGGCCGACCGCATCGACGTGGCGTGCATCGCGCACAGCAGCGGGGGGACGTCGTAG